A single window of Pseudomonas lijiangensis DNA harbors:
- the csrA gene encoding carbon storage regulator CsrA codes for MLVLTREIGESFSIGDNITVQILGVNGNQVRLGIDAPKDIKIHRAEVFRRIARKLSQQAAAPESPAA; via the coding sequence ATGCTTGTACTAACGCGGGAAATTGGCGAATCGTTTTCCATCGGTGACAACATCACCGTGCAGATTCTCGGGGTGAACGGCAATCAGGTCAGGCTCGGAATCGATGCCCCCAAAGACATCAAGATCCATCGCGCCGAAGTGTTCCGGCGCATTGCCCGAAAGCTCTCGCAGCAGGCCGCCGCTCCCGAGTCGCCCGCAGCCTAG
- a CDS encoding YnfA family protein, producing the protein MLNYLWFFLAALFEIFGCYAFWLWLRQGKSALWVIPALISLTIFALLLTRIESAYAGRAYAAYGGIYIIASIAWLGVVERVRPLSSDWLGVAFCVIGATIILLGPRWSAS; encoded by the coding sequence GTGCTCAATTACCTCTGGTTCTTCCTTGCGGCCCTGTTCGAGATATTCGGCTGTTATGCATTCTGGCTGTGGCTGCGTCAGGGCAAGAGTGCCTTGTGGGTCATTCCGGCACTCATCAGCCTGACGATCTTCGCCCTGTTGCTGACCCGGATCGAGTCAGCCTACGCAGGCCGTGCTTATGCGGCTTATGGCGGGATTTACATCATTGCGTCGATTGCCTGGCTGGGCGTGGTCGAGCGGGTCAGGCCCTTGAGCAGCGACTGGCTGGGTGTCGCCTTTTGCGTCATCGGCGCGACAATCATCCTGTTGGGGCCACGCTGGTCGGCGTCCTGA
- a CDS encoding DUF2784 domain-containing protein gives MPYRFAADAVVVFHLLFILFVLFGGLLVLRRPWIGFLHVPAMVWGASVEFFHLYCPLTPLENSLRQKAGQQGYEGGFIEHYLIPLIYPPALTPQIQLWLGAVVVSINAAIYGWLLIRFVRRIRQT, from the coding sequence ATGCCTTATCGATTCGCTGCGGATGCCGTGGTCGTGTTTCATCTGCTGTTTATTCTGTTCGTGCTGTTTGGCGGGCTGCTGGTGCTGCGCAGACCCTGGATCGGATTCCTGCATGTCCCGGCCATGGTGTGGGGGGCTTCGGTGGAGTTCTTTCACCTGTATTGCCCACTGACGCCCCTGGAAAACTCCCTGCGCCAGAAGGCCGGTCAGCAGGGGTATGAGGGCGGCTTCATCGAGCATTACCTGATTCCGCTGATCTATCCGCCAGCGCTGACACCGCAGATCCAGTTGTGGCTGGGCGCAGTCGTGGTATCGATCAATGCCGCGATCTATGGCTGGCTGCTGATCCGCTTCGTGCGTCGTATCAGGCAGACATGA
- a CDS encoding DUF3309 family protein yields the protein MGISTILIIVLILILIGGLPVFPHSRNWGYGPSGVVGTILVILLVLVLLGRI from the coding sequence ATGGGCATAAGCACGATTCTTATCATCGTACTGATTCTGATCCTGATCGGTGGTCTGCCGGTCTTCCCGCACTCCCGCAACTGGGGCTACGGTCCTTCGGGTGTGGTGGGCACGATCCTGGTCATTCTGTTGGTGCTGGTATTGCTTGGCAGGATATGA